One window of Streptomyces sp. NBC_00273 genomic DNA carries:
- a CDS encoding fumarate reductase/succinate dehydrogenase flavoprotein subunit, producing the protein MSAPQHDRDQHDRKQHAHYAAYATGEPVADTKAPEGPIADRWDRRRFEAKLVNPANRRKHTVIVVGTGLAGGAAGATLAEQGYHVVQFCFSDSPRRAHSIAAQGGINAAKNYRNDGDSVHRLFYDTVKGGDFRARESNVHRLAQISVEIIDQCVAQGVPFAREYGGLLDTRSFGGVQVSRTFYARGQTGQQLLLGAYQALSRQIAAGNVEMHARTEMLDLIVVDGVARGIVARDLITGEISTYYADAVVLASGGYGNVFYLSTNAMNSNATAVWRAHRRGAYFANPCFTQIHPTCIPRTGDHQSKLTLMSESLRNDGRIWVPKAQGDTRAAADIPEAERDYYLERIYPSFGNLVPRDIASRAAKNVCDEGRGVGPGGQGVYLDFADAIRRMGRDKVAEKYGNLFEMYERITAENPYEVPMRIYPAVHYTMGGLWVDYDLQTTVPGLFAIGEANFSDHGANRLGASALMQGLADGYFVLPSTINDYLARHPHRSAVDDTHPEAVAVVHETRERLAKLLAVDGDRTPDSFHREIGELMWEYCGMARSEEGLRKALDRIPEIREEFWRRIKVPGSGEEFNQSLEKANRIVDYLELAELMCLDALARAESCGGHFREESQTPDGEAARQDEAFSYAAAWEFTATGAAPVLHKEDLVFEYVHPTQRSYA; encoded by the coding sequence ATGAGCGCACCCCAGCACGACCGCGATCAGCACGACCGCAAGCAGCACGCCCACTACGCCGCCTACGCCACCGGCGAGCCCGTCGCCGACACCAAGGCCCCCGAAGGCCCGATCGCGGACCGGTGGGACCGTCGCCGCTTCGAGGCCAAGCTCGTCAACCCGGCCAACCGCCGCAAGCACACCGTCATCGTCGTCGGTACCGGCCTGGCGGGCGGAGCGGCCGGCGCGACGCTCGCCGAACAGGGCTACCACGTGGTCCAGTTCTGCTTCTCCGACTCCCCGCGCCGCGCCCACTCCATCGCCGCCCAGGGCGGCATCAACGCCGCCAAGAACTACCGCAACGACGGCGACTCGGTGCACCGCCTCTTCTACGACACCGTCAAGGGCGGCGACTTCCGCGCCCGCGAGTCCAACGTCCACCGCCTCGCCCAGATCTCCGTGGAGATCATCGACCAGTGCGTGGCCCAGGGCGTCCCCTTCGCCCGCGAGTACGGCGGCCTCCTCGACACCCGCTCCTTCGGCGGGGTCCAGGTGTCCCGCACCTTCTACGCCCGCGGCCAGACCGGTCAGCAGCTCCTGCTCGGCGCCTACCAGGCACTCTCCCGGCAGATCGCCGCAGGCAACGTCGAGATGCACGCCCGCACCGAGATGCTCGACCTCATCGTCGTCGACGGCGTGGCCCGCGGCATCGTCGCACGCGACCTGATCACCGGCGAGATCTCCACGTACTACGCCGACGCCGTGGTCCTGGCGAGCGGCGGCTACGGCAACGTCTTCTACCTCTCCACCAACGCCATGAACTCCAACGCGACCGCCGTCTGGCGGGCGCACCGGCGCGGCGCGTACTTCGCCAACCCCTGCTTCACCCAGATCCACCCCACCTGCATCCCGCGCACCGGCGACCACCAGTCCAAGCTCACCCTCATGAGCGAGTCCCTGCGCAACGACGGACGCATCTGGGTCCCCAAGGCCCAGGGCGACACCCGCGCCGCGGCCGACATCCCCGAGGCGGAGCGCGACTACTACCTGGAGCGGATCTACCCCTCCTTCGGCAACCTCGTGCCCCGCGACATCGCCTCCCGCGCCGCGAAGAACGTCTGCGACGAGGGTCGCGGCGTGGGCCCCGGCGGCCAGGGCGTCTACCTCGACTTCGCGGACGCCATCCGCCGCATGGGCCGGGACAAGGTCGCCGAGAAGTACGGCAACCTCTTCGAGATGTACGAGCGGATCACCGCGGAGAACCCGTACGAGGTCCCCATGCGGATCTACCCCGCCGTGCACTACACGATGGGCGGCCTGTGGGTCGACTACGACCTCCAGACCACCGTCCCCGGCCTCTTCGCCATCGGCGAGGCCAACTTCTCCGACCACGGAGCCAACCGCCTCGGCGCCTCCGCACTGATGCAGGGCCTCGCCGACGGCTACTTCGTGCTCCCCTCCACGATCAACGACTACCTCGCCCGCCACCCCCACCGGAGCGCCGTCGACGACACCCACCCCGAGGCCGTGGCCGTCGTGCACGAGACCCGCGAGCGGCTCGCGAAGCTGCTCGCCGTCGACGGCGACCGCACCCCCGACTCCTTCCACCGCGAGATCGGCGAACTCATGTGGGAGTACTGCGGGATGGCCCGCAGCGAGGAGGGGTTGCGCAAGGCGCTCGACCGGATCCCCGAGATCCGCGAGGAGTTCTGGCGCCGGATCAAGGTCCCGGGCAGCGGCGAGGAGTTCAACCAGTCGCTGGAAAAGGCCAACCGCATCGTCGACTACCTCGAACTCGCCGAGCTGATGTGCCTCGACGCGCTCGCCCGCGCCGAATCCTGCGGCGGCCACTTCCGCGAGGAGTCCCAGACGCCCGACGGCGAGGCGGCCCGCCAGGACGAGGCCTTCTCCTACGCCGCGGCCTGGGAGTTCACGGCCACCGGGGCCGCCCCCGTCCTGCACAAGGAAGACCTCGTCTTCGAGTACGTCCACCCCACCCAGCGGAGCTACGCATGA
- a CDS encoding succinate dehydrogenase — MALATRTDRRPSITRTIWDSSVGKKSVMAVSGLIMLGYLVVHMLGNLKIFFGPDEFNGYAHWLRTLGSPFLHYEWALWLVRAGLLAAVVAHAVSAYQLSRRDIKARPVKYAHKRRRASYATRTMRWGGIILGLFIVWHLLDLTTLTVNERAWAGHPYENVLSTFSTWYGNTIYIVAMAALGLHVRHGFWSAAQTLGAGSARRERTLKFLANGLALVLFAGFVSVPVAVMTGVVN; from the coding sequence ATGGCTCTGGCAACGCGGACGGATCGACGGCCGTCCATCACACGCACGATCTGGGACTCCTCCGTCGGCAAGAAGTCCGTGATGGCCGTGTCCGGCCTGATCATGCTCGGCTACCTCGTCGTGCACATGCTCGGAAACCTCAAGATCTTCTTCGGGCCGGACGAGTTCAACGGCTACGCCCACTGGCTGCGCACCCTCGGTTCGCCCTTCCTGCACTACGAGTGGGCCCTGTGGCTCGTGCGCGCGGGACTGCTCGCCGCGGTCGTCGCCCACGCCGTATCCGCGTACCAGCTCAGCCGCCGCGACATCAAGGCCCGCCCGGTGAAGTACGCCCACAAGCGCCGTCGCGCGAGCTACGCCACCCGCACCATGCGCTGGGGCGGGATCATCCTCGGCCTGTTCATCGTCTGGCACCTGCTCGACCTCACCACGCTCACCGTCAACGAGCGCGCCTGGGCCGGCCACCCGTACGAGAACGTCCTGTCCACCTTCTCCACCTGGTACGGGAACACCATCTACATCGTGGCCATGGCCGCTCTCGGCCTGCATGTCCGCCACGGCTTCTGGAGCGCCGCGCAGACCCTCGGCGCGGGCAGCGCCCGACGCGAGCGGACGCTGAAGTTCCTGGCCAATGGCCTGGCCCTCGTCCTCTTCGCCGGCTTCGTGTCCGTCCCCGTAGCCGTCATGACCGGAGTGGTGAACTGA
- a CDS encoding LysR family transcriptional regulator has product MQFQQLLYFVAVAETLHFTRAAERVHVAQPSLSQQIKALERELGAELFSRARGNITLTDAGETLLPLARRILADADTARLEVQELAQLRRGRVRLGATPSICTGLLPDVLRAFHDAHPGIELLIEESGSLDLVRELARGALDLALIALPLPPSAPALTTVELLTEDLVVVSSAERPAPGGGGELTIPGLRNEPMVMFRHGYDLRELTVAACRAEGFEPVFTVEGGEMDAVLGFVRAGLGVAVVPAMVVDRSGRGLRVTPLAGSPLRRTIALAHRTDVAPPRAARELKRLLLG; this is encoded by the coding sequence ATGCAGTTCCAGCAGCTCCTGTACTTCGTGGCCGTGGCCGAGACCCTGCATTTCACCCGGGCCGCGGAGCGCGTGCACGTGGCCCAGCCCTCGCTCTCGCAGCAGATCAAGGCGCTCGAACGGGAGCTCGGGGCCGAGCTGTTCAGCCGGGCCCGGGGCAACATCACACTCACCGACGCGGGCGAGACGCTGCTGCCGCTGGCCCGGCGGATCCTGGCGGACGCGGACACGGCACGGCTGGAGGTCCAGGAACTGGCGCAGCTCCGGCGCGGCCGCGTCCGGCTCGGCGCCACGCCCAGCATCTGCACGGGCCTGCTGCCGGACGTACTGCGGGCCTTCCACGACGCGCATCCCGGGATCGAGCTGCTGATCGAAGAGAGCGGCTCGCTCGACCTCGTACGGGAGCTCGCGCGCGGAGCCCTGGACCTGGCCCTGATCGCACTGCCGCTGCCCCCTTCGGCCCCGGCCCTGACCACGGTGGAACTGTTGACGGAAGACCTCGTGGTGGTCTCCTCGGCGGAACGGCCGGCACCCGGCGGGGGCGGCGAGCTGACCATCCCGGGGCTGCGGAACGAGCCGATGGTGATGTTCCGGCACGGCTACGACCTGCGGGAACTCACCGTGGCGGCCTGCCGGGCGGAGGGCTTCGAGCCGGTCTTCACCGTGGAGGGCGGCGAAATGGACGCGGTCCTGGGCTTCGTCCGGGCAGGGCTCGGCGTAGCGGTGGTCCCGGCGATGGTGGTCGACCGCTCCGGTCGGGGCCTGCGGGTGACCCCGCTGGCCGGCTCCCCGCTGCGCCGCACGATCGCCCTGGCCCACCGCACCGACGTGGCTCCGCCGCGCGCGGCCCGCGAGCTGAAGCGCCTGCTGCTCGGCTGA
- a CDS encoding TetR/AcrR family transcriptional regulator, with protein sequence MENTTGLRENKKLRTRHRLAATALELFLERGFDAVSVADVAAAAEVSKPTLFRYFPTKEDLLLDRFADHQDEAARIVRERPAGHTPVGAVHTQFLAALAERDPITGLCDHPNVMAFQQLIYSTASLKSRLNRYTELEVELLAAELEAEEVPPLAARLAATHLVAVRHELGRVNWRRIEAGQSADEAHAAAVADADQAFAMLADGLDKALPAAPAPLISPAAP encoded by the coding sequence ATGGAGAACACGACGGGTCTGCGCGAGAACAAGAAGCTCCGTACGCGCCACCGGCTGGCGGCGACGGCGCTGGAGCTCTTCCTGGAGCGGGGCTTCGATGCCGTGTCGGTGGCGGATGTCGCCGCCGCGGCCGAGGTCTCCAAGCCCACGCTCTTCCGGTACTTCCCGACCAAAGAGGACCTGCTGCTCGACCGCTTCGCCGACCATCAGGACGAGGCGGCGCGCATCGTGCGCGAGCGGCCCGCCGGCCACACTCCGGTGGGCGCTGTGCACACACAGTTCCTGGCCGCGCTGGCCGAGCGGGATCCGATCACCGGGCTGTGTGACCACCCGAACGTGATGGCCTTCCAGCAACTGATCTACAGCACCGCCAGTCTGAAGAGCCGGCTGAACCGCTACACCGAGCTCGAGGTGGAGTTGCTCGCCGCCGAGTTGGAGGCGGAGGAGGTGCCCCCGCTCGCCGCCCGGCTCGCGGCGACGCACCTCGTGGCGGTCCGCCACGAGCTGGGTCGGGTGAACTGGCGGCGGATCGAGGCGGGTCAGAGTGCGGACGAGGCCCATGCGGCCGCAGTGGCCGATGCCGACCAGGCCTTCGCGATGCTGGCGGACGGCCTCGACAAGGCCCTGCCGGCTGCCCCTGCCCCGCTGATATCCCCGGCCGCGCCGTGA
- a CDS encoding FAD-dependent monooxygenase, with protein MTDVLVTGSGPTGLTLACDLALRGFAVRLIDRRTEPHHESRGKGLLPASLDVFRRLGVLDTLSTTGITRVTLRKYFDGEHINDTPTDAGMLIGQWQIEAALRDRLAGLGVRVEYGSELTAITQDASGVRAELADGTVIAARYLAGCDGGRSTTRRLLGIPFEGNGEEEPAMVIGDVRAPGLSRDVWHQWFTSEGGGILLCPMPGTDSFQLQASPERDERGEALPPSLEGFQRIFDRHARVPGIRLIDATWISAWRVNVRMATRIREGRVFLAGDAAHVQPIAGGLGMNTGIQDAAALGRTLAAALSGPGGEEVLDAYEAERLPVVADVLADTAERYERVMEAVRTPGHGTEIGMNRAAPPAGV; from the coding sequence ATGACCGACGTACTGGTCACCGGCTCCGGTCCGACCGGACTGACGCTCGCCTGCGACCTGGCACTGCGCGGATTCGCCGTGCGCCTCATCGACCGGCGCACCGAACCGCACCACGAGTCCCGGGGCAAGGGGCTCCTGCCGGCCAGCCTCGATGTCTTCCGGCGGCTCGGCGTGCTCGACACCCTGTCCACCACGGGGATCACGAGGGTGACCCTGCGCAAGTACTTCGACGGGGAACACATCAACGACACCCCCACCGACGCCGGCATGCTGATCGGGCAGTGGCAGATCGAAGCGGCCCTGCGCGACCGGCTCGCCGGGCTGGGGGTGCGGGTCGAGTACGGATCGGAGCTCACGGCCATCACCCAGGACGCGTCCGGGGTGCGCGCGGAGCTGGCGGACGGCACCGTGATCGCCGCCCGCTATCTCGCCGGGTGCGACGGCGGGCGGAGCACCACCCGCAGGCTGCTCGGTATCCCCTTCGAGGGGAACGGGGAGGAGGAGCCCGCGATGGTGATCGGGGATGTCCGGGCACCCGGGCTCAGCCGGGACGTGTGGCACCAGTGGTTCACTTCGGAGGGCGGCGGGATCCTGCTCTGCCCGATGCCGGGGACGGACAGCTTCCAGCTGCAGGCCTCGCCCGAGCGGGACGAGCGCGGCGAAGCGCTGCCGCCCTCGCTGGAAGGCTTCCAGCGGATCTTCGACCGCCACGCCCGGGTGCCGGGCATCCGACTCATCGATGCCACCTGGATCTCGGCCTGGCGGGTCAACGTCCGGATGGCCACGCGGATACGGGAAGGACGGGTGTTCCTCGCCGGGGACGCCGCGCACGTACAGCCCATAGCCGGCGGACTGGGCATGAACACCGGCATCCAGGACGCGGCCGCCCTCGGCCGGACGCTGGCCGCCGCGCTCAGTGGCCCTGGCGGCGAGGAGGTGCTCGACGCGTACGAGGCGGAGCGGCTGCCGGTGGTCGCCGACGTGCTCGCCGACACGGCCGAGCGGTACGAGCGGGTCATGGAGGCCGTGCGGACCCCCGGGCACGGAACGGAGATCGGCATGAACCGGGCCGCGCCGCCCGCCGGAGTCTGA
- a CDS encoding putative bifunctional diguanylate cyclase/phosphodiesterase, translating to MRLPAQTAGAPKVAAAPAAAPATGSAAAPHGGIEDRIARFATIWGRAIFPVTATSLTRTEFERHLVPLTRTLTEALHARPFDASVAQQVGAELVAVHCTDPEALAGTLGVIESYLVLYCGPDGPEGSGVEGTEEYRSRCARLQHAIAAGYARALRERTLREQEAIARSALTARTDAQQALHASEERFRAVFEGAAVGIGIADLDGNVLEVNDTLLQMFGGLEGHVRSRNVSEWGHPDDTPHVWRMYGELVRGERESYRVEKPYYRHDGTVLWTNLTVSLLRDADGKPQYQLALMEDTTERRLLNLRLRYEATHDALTGLPNRTLFFERLEKALGGAGGDRYGLCYLDLDGFKAVNDSLGHSAGDRLLVEVADRLQSCATGPGEVVARLGGDEFVALTTGSDTEQKVTDLAVRILTALSTPIRLEGRELTVRGSIGIVEGRAKERTPAEVLRSADITMYRAKAAGGNRFEFADAEADARAITRHGLTNALPAALERGEFFIEYQPLVHMRDGSVHGAEALVRWSHPQYGVLGPDRFIPLAERTGLIVPLGRWVLEEAVRQARIWQRQHGGAALRINVNLSPTQLHHPGLVADTVAVLEKSGLAPGALCLEVTESALIGADDELLEPLRRLAALGVDIALDDFGTGYSNLANLRRLPVSVLKLDRSFTQGMQQQPANPVDVKIVEGIVALAHSLELAVTVEGVETGAQAAQLRALGCDTAQGWYYARPGAPDRIHSLSLSDAVPTPS from the coding sequence GTGAGACTTCCGGCACAGACGGCGGGCGCGCCGAAAGTCGCCGCGGCACCCGCCGCGGCACCGGCCACCGGGTCCGCGGCGGCACCGCACGGCGGCATCGAGGACCGGATCGCCCGCTTCGCCACGATCTGGGGCCGGGCGATCTTCCCGGTCACGGCGACCTCACTGACCCGCACCGAGTTCGAACGGCACCTCGTACCCCTCACCCGCACGCTCACCGAGGCCCTGCACGCGAGGCCCTTCGACGCCTCGGTCGCCCAGCAGGTCGGGGCTGAACTCGTCGCCGTGCACTGCACCGATCCCGAGGCCCTGGCCGGCACCCTCGGCGTGATCGAGTCGTACCTGGTGCTCTACTGCGGCCCGGACGGCCCCGAGGGCTCCGGCGTGGAGGGCACCGAGGAGTACCGCTCGCGCTGCGCCCGGCTCCAGCACGCCATCGCGGCGGGATACGCCCGCGCGTTGCGCGAGCGCACCCTCAGGGAGCAGGAGGCCATCGCGCGCTCCGCGCTGACCGCGCGCACCGACGCGCAGCAGGCCCTGCACGCGAGCGAGGAGCGCTTCCGGGCGGTCTTCGAGGGCGCGGCCGTGGGGATCGGCATCGCCGACCTCGACGGGAACGTCCTGGAGGTCAACGACACGCTGCTGCAGATGTTCGGCGGCCTGGAGGGGCACGTCCGCAGCCGCAACGTCAGCGAATGGGGACACCCCGACGACACTCCGCACGTCTGGCGGATGTACGGAGAGCTGGTGCGCGGCGAGCGCGAGAGCTACCGCGTCGAGAAGCCGTACTACCGGCACGACGGCACCGTGCTCTGGACCAATCTGACGGTGTCGCTGCTGCGCGACGCCGACGGGAAGCCGCAGTACCAGCTGGCGCTGATGGAGGACACCACCGAACGCCGGCTGCTGAACCTGCGCCTGCGCTACGAGGCCACCCACGACGCCCTGACCGGCCTGCCCAACCGGACGCTGTTCTTCGAGCGGCTGGAGAAGGCGCTCGGCGGGGCCGGCGGCGACCGCTACGGCCTGTGCTACCTCGACCTCGACGGTTTCAAGGCGGTCAACGACAGCCTCGGGCACTCTGCGGGGGACCGACTGCTGGTGGAGGTCGCCGACCGGCTGCAGAGCTGCGCGACCGGCCCCGGCGAGGTGGTCGCCCGGCTCGGCGGTGACGAGTTCGTCGCCCTGACCACCGGCTCCGACACCGAGCAGAAGGTGACCGACCTCGCGGTCCGCATACTGACCGCCCTGTCCACGCCGATCCGGCTGGAGGGCCGGGAACTGACGGTTCGGGGCAGCATCGGCATCGTCGAGGGACGGGCCAAGGAACGCACCCCGGCGGAGGTGCTGCGCAGCGCCGACATCACGATGTACCGGGCCAAGGCGGCGGGCGGCAACCGCTTCGAATTCGCCGACGCCGAGGCCGACGCCCGCGCGATCACCCGCCACGGCCTGACCAACGCCCTGCCCGCGGCGCTGGAACGCGGCGAGTTCTTCATCGAGTACCAGCCGCTGGTCCACATGCGCGACGGCAGCGTCCACGGGGCCGAGGCGCTGGTGCGCTGGTCGCACCCGCAGTACGGGGTCCTCGGCCCGGACCGCTTCATTCCGCTCGCCGAACGCACCGGGCTGATCGTGCCGCTCGGACGCTGGGTCCTGGAGGAGGCCGTCCGCCAGGCCCGCATCTGGCAGCGCCAGCACGGAGGCGCGGCCCTGCGGATCAACGTCAACCTCTCGCCGACCCAGCTGCACCACCCGGGCCTGGTCGCCGACACCGTGGCGGTGCTGGAGAAGTCGGGCCTCGCCCCGGGCGCGCTGTGCCTGGAGGTCACCGAATCGGCCCTGATAGGGGCCGACGACGAACTCCTGGAACCGCTGCGCCGGCTCGCCGCCCTCGGTGTGGACATCGCCCTCGACGACTTCGGTACGGGCTACTCGAACCTGGCCAACCTGCGGCGGCTGCCCGTCAGCGTCCTGAAGCTCGACCGCTCCTTCACCCAAGGGATGCAGCAGCAGCCCGCCAACCCGGTCGACGTCAAGATCGTGGAGGGGATCGTCGCCCTGGCGCACAGCCTCGAACTCGCCGTCACCGTCGAGGGAGTGGAGACCGGAGCCCAGGCCGCCCAGCTGCGCGCCCTCGGCTGCGACACCGCTCAGGGCTGGTACTACGCCCGGCCCGGGGCCCCGGACCGCATCCACAGCCTCTCCCTCTCGGACGCGGTGCCCACGCCCTCCTGA
- a CDS encoding SAM-dependent methyltransferase: MERPAWAPPGIDISVPSVSRIYDYYLGGSHNFEVDRQTARRAMEFMPGLPKIMQANRAFMRRAVRHAVAEGVTQFLDIGSGIPTFGNVHEVAQAASPQARVVYVDHDPVAVAHSRAVLAGDDQSGIVAADLRKPKEILAAPEVGRLLDLGRPVALLLVAVLHFLEDTDDPFDAVAELRDALAPGSLLILTHASYEGIPLTQETAAGTVGVYRDMRNPLVMRTREQISGFFDGFEMLEPGLVSMPNWRPDRPDNGEDGETPEDPYAFSGFGGVGRKA, from the coding sequence ATGGAGCGCCCCGCCTGGGCCCCGCCAGGCATCGACATATCGGTGCCGAGCGTGTCCCGCATCTATGATTACTATCTGGGTGGGTCCCACAATTTCGAGGTCGACCGCCAGACGGCTCGCCGTGCCATGGAATTCATGCCAGGACTGCCCAAGATCATGCAGGCCAACCGGGCATTCATGCGCCGCGCCGTCCGGCACGCCGTCGCCGAGGGCGTCACGCAGTTCCTCGACATCGGCTCCGGCATCCCCACCTTCGGCAATGTCCACGAGGTCGCCCAGGCCGCCAGTCCGCAGGCGCGCGTCGTCTACGTCGACCACGACCCGGTGGCCGTCGCGCACAGCCGGGCCGTCCTCGCGGGGGACGACCAGAGCGGCATCGTCGCCGCCGACCTGCGCAAGCCCAAGGAGATCCTGGCCGCCCCCGAGGTCGGCCGGCTCCTCGACCTCGGCCGCCCGGTCGCCCTCCTGCTCGTCGCCGTCCTGCACTTCCTGGAGGACACGGACGACCCGTTCGACGCCGTCGCCGAGCTGCGCGACGCGCTGGCTCCCGGCAGCCTCCTGATCCTCACGCACGCCTCGTACGAGGGGATCCCGCTCACCCAGGAAACCGCCGCCGGCACCGTGGGCGTCTACCGGGACATGCGCAACCCCCTCGTCATGCGGACCCGGGAACAGATCAGCGGCTTCTTCGACGGGTTCGAGATGCTGGAGCCGGGCCTCGTGTCCATGCCCAACTGGCGGCCGGACCGGCCCGACAACGGCGAGGACGGCGAGACACCGGAGGACCCCTACGCCTTCTCGGGCTTCGGCGGCGTGGGACGCAAGGCGTGA
- a CDS encoding bestrophin-like domain yields the protein MSEWLVLSLAMAAACAVVLSIAFLNHRRIGDDDDPNETPDVIEYMTMMIGVIYAIVLGLAIAGVWEGRGAAQEYVRQEAQALHEISVRSEVYPAEVRKKIRSDVDAYVTHVVDTEWKRMADHGELTEQGGELLERIRRDVTDYEPQTDHEGQAYQPLVDQVAVVDDARSARGSSAGATMPGVVWFGLIVGALVTVGLIFTLQIRRSFREMLLAGLFSALIAFLLFLIWDFDAPFGRGISATAEPFLAQFPHLDLGG from the coding sequence TTGTCGGAATGGCTCGTCCTGTCCCTCGCGATGGCCGCGGCCTGTGCCGTGGTGCTGTCCATCGCCTTCTTGAACCACAGGAGGATCGGCGACGACGACGATCCGAACGAGACCCCGGACGTCATCGAGTACATGACGATGATGATCGGGGTGATCTACGCGATCGTGTTGGGCCTGGCGATCGCCGGCGTCTGGGAGGGCCGCGGGGCCGCCCAGGAATACGTGCGCCAGGAGGCCCAGGCCCTGCACGAGATCAGCGTCCGCTCCGAGGTCTACCCGGCCGAGGTGCGCAAGAAGATCCGGTCCGACGTCGACGCGTACGTGACCCACGTCGTGGACACGGAGTGGAAGCGGATGGCCGACCACGGCGAGCTCACCGAGCAGGGCGGGGAACTGCTGGAGCGCATCCGCCGGGACGTGACCGACTACGAGCCGCAGACCGACCACGAGGGGCAGGCCTACCAGCCGCTGGTCGACCAGGTCGCGGTGGTCGACGACGCCCGCAGCGCTCGCGGCTCGAGTGCCGGGGCCACCATGCCGGGCGTGGTGTGGTTCGGGCTGATCGTCGGCGCCCTGGTCACCGTGGGCCTGATCTTCACCCTGCAGATCAGGCGCTCGTTCCGGGAGATGCTGCTGGCGGGACTCTTCAGTGCCCTCATCGCGTTCCTGCTGTTCCTGATCTGGGACTTCGACGCACCGTTCGGACGGGGCATCTCCGCCACCGCCGAACCGTTCCTCGCCCAGTTCCCCCACCTAGACCTCGGCGGCTAG
- a CDS encoding class F sortase has product MGEDETGQSRKRSPWGVLALVMLTGLAMVRNGVDVGDGPPQPTAASAVAVTADQLPADPPTPPADMEVLEHSSVQRIRIPTINVDAPVMTVGLDAEGWIDAPPPQDRNLAGWYLNGISPGQRGSAVIVGHVDNAQGPAVFYGLGSVKPGNHIEVERYDGRTAVFEVYGVEVFSKEAFPGARVYGDTGHPELRVITCGGGYSKARGYDGNVVVFARMVEAR; this is encoded by the coding sequence ATGGGCGAGGACGAGACCGGGCAGTCGCGCAAACGCTCACCGTGGGGCGTACTCGCCCTGGTCATGCTCACCGGACTCGCCATGGTGCGCAACGGTGTGGACGTCGGCGACGGGCCGCCGCAGCCCACCGCGGCCTCGGCCGTCGCGGTGACGGCCGACCAGTTGCCGGCGGATCCACCCACGCCGCCGGCGGACATGGAGGTGTTGGAGCACTCGTCGGTCCAGCGCATCCGGATTCCCACGATCAACGTCGACGCGCCGGTGATGACCGTCGGGCTGGACGCGGAGGGCTGGATCGACGCGCCGCCCCCGCAGGACCGCAACCTCGCCGGCTGGTACCTCAACGGCATCTCGCCGGGCCAGCGGGGCTCCGCGGTGATCGTCGGTCACGTGGACAACGCGCAGGGCCCCGCGGTCTTCTACGGCCTCGGCTCGGTCAAGCCGGGCAACCACATCGAGGTGGAACGGTACGACGGCCGCACGGCGGTGTTCGAGGTCTACGGGGTGGAGGTGTTCTCCAAGGAGGCCTTCCCCGGGGCCCGTGTGTACGGGGACACCGGGCACCCGGAACTCCGCGTGATCACTTGTGGCGGCGGATACTCGAAGGCCCGCGGCTACGACGGCAATGTGGTCGTCTTCGCCCGCATGGTGGAGGCCCGCTGA
- a CDS encoding polysaccharide deacetylase family protein — MKNDEPTVGRRTVLRTAVFLGVAAASGLLSVGGEGGAGTPGPGPGGSGAPAGPGARPAAGAPGLRAQALPEKSYRLRPMTADAPVRAAALKPAVRTRPILELPAEEAASAGMVLTFDDGPDPRYTPAILDTLARYGVRAMFFVCGEMAAENGNLLRRMVDEGHVIGNHTWTHPLIPSLSRPALASEIGRTSEVVQQTVGEAPLWFRAPYGAWNRAAFEIGAELGMEPLAWTVDTLDWKEPGTPTIISRVLGGAAPGVIVLSHDAGGNRSQSVQAISSYLPQLLARGYRMTLPVLPPR, encoded by the coding sequence ATGAAAAATGACGAGCCGACAGTAGGGCGGCGCACGGTCCTGCGTACCGCCGTCTTCCTCGGGGTCGCCGCAGCCTCCGGACTGCTCAGCGTGGGTGGTGAGGGCGGCGCGGGTACCCCCGGGCCGGGACCGGGCGGGTCCGGGGCGCCGGCCGGGCCGGGGGCGCGACCCGCGGCGGGTGCGCCGGGGCTACGGGCGCAGGCGCTGCCCGAGAAGTCGTACCGGCTGCGGCCGATGACCGCCGACGCGCCGGTGCGCGCTGCGGCCCTGAAGCCGGCCGTACGGACCCGGCCGATCCTGGAACTCCCCGCCGAAGAAGCCGCGTCGGCCGGCATGGTGCTCACGTTCGACGACGGCCCGGACCCCCGCTACACCCCCGCCATCCTCGACACCCTCGCCCGGTACGGCGTACGCGCCATGTTCTTCGTCTGCGGGGAGATGGCCGCCGAGAACGGGAACCTGCTGCGCCGGATGGTCGACGAGGGCCACGTCATCGGCAACCACACCTGGACCCACCCGCTCATCCCCAGCCTCAGCCGGCCGGCCCTCGCCTCCGAGATCGGCCGCACGAGCGAGGTCGTGCAGCAGACCGTCGGCGAGGCGCCCTTGTGGTTCCGGGCCCCCTACGGGGCCTGGAACCGGGCCGCCTTCGAGATCGGGGCCGAGCTCGGCATGGAGCCGCTCGCCTGGACCGTGGACACCCTGGACTGGAAGGAACCGGGGACCCCCACGATCATCTCCCGGGTACTGGGCGGCGCGGCCCCCGGCGTGATCGTCCTCTCGCACGACGCCGGCGGCAACCGGTCGCAGAGCGTCCAGGCGATCTCCTCGTACCTTCCCCAACTGCTCGCACGGGGCTACCGGATGACCCTCCCGGTGCTGCCGCCCCGCTGA